In a genomic window of Micrococcales bacterium:
- a CDS encoding type II toxin-antitoxin system VapC family toxin translates to MVFYVDTSALAKLVAREEHSTAIRRWWRANQLDSVSSRLATTELIRSVRRLSPDLVPSVNQVLDGLELVEIEPMDFDVAANLEPPVLRSLDALHLAAALDLRPDLAGLVTYDRRLANAATLANVEVVAPA, encoded by the coding sequence ATGGTTTTCTACGTCGACACGTCCGCCCTGGCCAAGCTGGTAGCCCGGGAGGAGCACAGCACAGCCATTCGGCGGTGGTGGCGGGCGAATCAGCTCGACTCGGTTTCGAGCCGCCTGGCCACCACGGAGCTGATCAGGTCAGTCAGGCGACTGAGTCCCGACTTGGTGCCTTCCGTGAACCAGGTACTTGATGGCCTCGAGTTGGTCGAGATCGAGCCCATGGATTTTGATGTCGCGGCCAACTTGGAACCGCCGGTGCTCCGGTCGCTCGACGCCCTGCACCTCGCGGCGGCCCTGGACTTGCGCCCCGACCTGGCCGGCCTGGTGACCTACGACCGGCGGCTGGCCAACGCAGCCACGCTGGCAAATGTCGAGGTTGTGGCACCCGCCTGA
- a CDS encoding type II toxin-antitoxin system prevent-host-death family antitoxin, translating to MSSVGIRELRQNPSKAIQRVKDGETIVITEHGRPVAQLAPPPSSRMDRLRVAGRIVPAKRPGAPLPPLKSLPPAMPSLSEAIEESRQEARY from the coding sequence ATGTCTAGCGTCGGCATTCGTGAACTGCGCCAAAACCCGTCAAAGGCAATCCAACGGGTCAAGGACGGCGAGACGATTGTCATCACCGAGCACGGCCGGCCGGTGGCCCAATTGGCGCCGCCACCAAGCTCTCGAATGGACCGACTCCGGGTCGCCGGCAGGATCGTTCCGGCGAAACGCCCAGGCGCCCCGTTGCCACCACTCAAGTCACTGCCGCCAGCCATGCCCAGCTTGTCTGAGGCAATTGAGGAGTCGCGGCAGGAGGCACGGTACTAG